Below is a genomic region from Miscanthus floridulus cultivar M001 chromosome 1, ASM1932011v1, whole genome shotgun sequence.
GGTGCGCAACCGACCATGTGCTCTACACACGGTgatggggaaggaggagctcattgtCAGCATGTATGTGGACAACTTGATCATCATCGGCCCGCgcgcggaggacatcgacagcttcaagcgcgagatggtggcttattttcgaatgagcgatctcggcgcgctctcctactagtGTGGAGGACATCGAcaacttcaagcgtgagatggcggctTGTTTTTGAATGAGTGATCTCGAcatgctctcctactaccttggcatcgaggtgagatagggaaaggagatgctcatgctcggtcagagcgtttacgcctcgaagctgttagagcggagcggcatggttgAGTGCAAGctatgcgtgactccgatggaggagcggctaaagctAATAAAGGCTAGTACCAcagcgaaggtagatgcaacactctaccagagcatcatcggtagtctacgctacctagtccacacgaggctagacattgcgttcgccatggGCTATGTCAGccacttcatggaggatccccaagaggatcactgggccgcggtgaagcggctactgcgctatgcCAAGGGGACGatggatcaggggatcgtctccccccaagaccggtggaagtgggctacagctcactgtgttcagcgatgtagaCATGGTGGGGGACATTGACGAAAGGCagagcacctctagcgtgcttGTCTTCCTtaggtcggctccaatctcatggttgtcgctgaaacataaggtggtggcgctgtccatgtgcaaggcagagtacgtggcggtggccacagcggcatgccaagctgtgtggctgtgCCAGCTACTGGGCGAGCTGACCAGTGTGGAAGCTCATCCACCAGCACTAATGGTAGATAACCAGCCTGCCATCGCCCCCACGAAGAATCTAGTTCTCCATGATcgaagcaagcacatcgacatcaagtttcacttccttagggactatatcgatggagggcagatcatcatcgagtttgtcgaaactGGTCGACAACTCACAGACATCCTCACAAAGTCGCTCGGCCGTTTTCGATTCATagagctaaagaagatgatcgACCGttcaaaaaattgacatccttcacaacgtaggacgaggtcttctgcgtcagagatggccgtgggccagtaaaaaccagctcggaaagctttgccgaccaagtTTTTGGAGGCCATGTGATTACCATAGGAGCCAGCGTGTATTTCAAGGAGTAGTTTTACACCCTCTTctcgggtgatgcatttctacagtatcccttccttggcgcttttcctcatcaagttctcgTCTACTAGCACGTAACGCTTGCTGCGATAGATGAGGCATTCAGTTTTAGTCTTATCGATGGGTACATCAGCGCtgatgaggtacttgatgaactgttccctccaatctacgGCCAACGAAGGTACTTCAAGTACTAGCTGCTCGGTggggggaatttcttgaacttccttctcttctttactAAACGgcataaagaggtcttgaacgaagaaCCCAGGCGGAATTGCAacgtgagaagagcctatctagataggtggtcggcgagttgattttgatcttgtaccacgtggtggtactcgataccatagaactttctTTCGAGTTTTCTAATCTcggtgcagtatgcgtccatcttctcattggagtaggaccaatctttgttgacttggttgatgaccagcgcagagtctctgtataccatgaggtgtttgatgctgagctcgatggctatacggagtctgtggagacatgcttcatactccACGGCGTTGTTGGAAGCTAGAAAATGAATTCGGAGGACGTAATGGAGCTTGTCCTCAGttggagtaatgaataaaatgccatcACCAGCACCGTTGATATTGAGGGCGCCATCGAAATACATCACCTTGTGCTCGGGGCAAGCaacggggatgggctcttggatctcggtccactcagcgacgaagtcaGCCAGCGCATGTGACTTAATGGTGTGCCTGCTTCTTAATTCTATAGAATAAGTGTCAAGCTcgactgcccacttgatgatgtggtcattggcctctttgttgtggaggatgtcccctagagggaactcggtgaccacggcgatcttgtagtactcgaagtaatggcggagcttgcgtgacgtgGCCAAAATGGCGTATAACATCTTTTGAACCTAAGGGTAATGAGTTTTAGACTCGTTAAGAACCTCATTGATAAAGTAgaccggatgttgcaccttataggcatgcccgaaCTCCTCGTGCTCGACGATGATAGTTGTGCTAATGAcatgagaagtggcggcgatgtagatcaatagggttttgTCTGGTTGGGGCGCCGTCATGGtcagaggctttgttagaaacaacttgagctgctcgaaggcCGTATCAGCCTCCTCCGACTAGGAAAACGCTtggaggccttgagtagtttgaagaacggtagcccctTTTTGTCGAGGCGTGATATAAAGCGGCTAAGAGTAGCCATGCACCCTGTGAGTTTTTGTATATCCTTTACGTAGGTTGGTcatttcatattggtaatggcggagaccttgtcggggttgagTTCGATACCACgggcgctgacaatgtagcccaggagtatgccggatggaactccaaagatgcactttgaagggttcaacttccatctgtatctttttaggttggcaaaAGTTTCTTCGAGGTCAGCAATGAGATTATTAGTGGTTTTggatttgacgaccacatcgtcgatgtaagctccGATGTTCCAGCCTATCTGTTAGTCAATGCATGTCTGGATGTCTTTTTGGTAGGTTGCCCCAGCGtttttgagtccgaaggacatggtggtatagcaatacgcaccaaaaggcgtgatgaacgacatTTTAATCTGGTCgtcctctttgagggatatctagtgatagccggagtaacagtcgaggaaggagaggagttcgcagccaacggtggagtctacaacctcgtctatccgaggcagaccgatggggtctttagggcagtgtttgttgagggcagtgtaatcaacgcacatcctccattctttattcttcttttgaaTGAGGACTGGGTTTGCcagccactcaggatgatacacttctttaataaatccaactgctaggagccattttatttctaccctaatagcctccttcttgtctggcgtgaatcatcGGAGTTTCTTCTTGATCAGCTTGGTGGTCGGccagacattcaaggagtgcttgatcttctctcgtggtacccccggcatgtctataggtttctaagcaaacacatcagtgttggcacataggaaggagacgagcgtgctttcctatttggggtcgagaagtgccccaatcttgatggtcttggtagAGTCATCGAGGCCGAGActgacctcctttgtttccttggacttggcggaggcacgaggaggctccagcgctaggatctctaggtcatcagcGGGCACTGTCTTGGCATCGttgaccatgctggccatctggatggagaggttgtGGCTTTGGTGAGGGAGAGACTCTCTATTTCGTAGGCATAggagatggagaggttggcccatagagccAGAACTTCTGcaagcgaaggcatcttcaataccAGATAGGCCTAGTGCGGTTAGCCATGAACTCAGCCAGAGCTGGCCGActaagtatggcgtggtaggcggtgttgaagtcggcgacgtagaagttgatgtgctcgacacggaAGTTGCTAGTCGTGCCAAATTGTaccgggagggtgatctctctaagCGGTTTGGATGTCCGGCCAGGTACCACGCCCTAGAAGGAGTcagagggagtgaggtcttctattccaaggcccagctccattagggctccggcgaagaggaggtttAGGGCACTTTTGCCGTCGATGAGCACTTTCCTAAAcagtactttcttgatggttgcataGAGAACAAGGAGGAAACgccctgtgtaagggatgtccgcccattggtcagccctgctgaaggtgatggggaccttagactaggggcgatagctagggttggcgatagCATCC
It encodes:
- the LOC136451422 gene encoding uncharacterized protein, coding for MVNDAKTVPADDLEILALEPPRASAKSKETKEVQKMLYAILATSRKLRHYFEYYKIAVVTEFPLGDILHNKEANDHIIKWAVELDTYSIELRSRHTIKSHALADFVAEWTEIQEPIPVACPEHKVMYFDGALNINGAGDGILFITPTEDKLHYVLRIHFLASNNAVEYEACLHRLRIAIELSIKHLMVYRDSALVINQVNKDWSYSNEKMDAYCTEIRKLERKFYGIEYHHVVQDQNQLADHLSR